The following coding sequences are from one Virgibacillus necropolis window:
- a CDS encoding lysine N(6)-hydroxylase/L-ornithine N(5)-oxygenase family protein, translating to MANKQILDVIGVGIGPFNLGLAALLEKTECRSLFFDRKTCFEWHPGMMLEGTTLQVPFMADAVTIVDPTSPFSFMNYLHEQKRLYHFYFLEKFHIPRAEYNHYCQWIAEQLPQLQFECEVENIEQTEEGHFCVTVFSSRKKEQETYYAKHVVVGVGTSPYVPERFHSALGDQVFHSSQYKNKQENVLKTTSVTVVGSGQSAAEIFHDLLAKQQSHDYKLSWYTRSNGFYPMEYSKLGLEHFSPDYTRYFYKLPKEKKKTILDKQALLYKGISSDTSADIYDLLYERTIGAKTTNVHLQALTELESIKEKNGHYHLSMYQHEQEENMQLESEVVILATGYRSYIPDCLKGLKSVLEWDETGQLVIQEDYKLKLNNAGHNHLFIQNGELHTHGVGAPDLGLGAFRNAIIINQLAEKEVYQTYKNNVFQQFGI from the coding sequence TTGGCAAACAAACAAATTTTAGACGTCATCGGAGTAGGAATTGGTCCATTTAATCTCGGATTAGCAGCCTTGCTTGAAAAAACAGAATGTCGTTCTTTGTTTTTTGATAGAAAAACATGTTTTGAATGGCATCCAGGGATGATGCTAGAAGGAACGACACTGCAAGTACCCTTTATGGCAGATGCTGTAACAATAGTGGATCCGACAAGCCCTTTCAGCTTTATGAACTATTTGCATGAGCAAAAGCGGCTTTACCATTTCTACTTTCTAGAGAAATTTCATATTCCGCGAGCAGAGTACAATCATTATTGTCAATGGATAGCGGAACAACTTCCACAGCTTCAGTTTGAGTGCGAAGTGGAGAACATTGAGCAAACAGAGGAGGGACATTTTTGCGTTACTGTCTTTTCATCTAGAAAAAAAGAACAAGAAACGTATTACGCCAAACATGTGGTAGTAGGAGTAGGAACAAGTCCATACGTTCCTGAAAGGTTTCATTCGGCTCTTGGTGATCAGGTATTTCATTCTTCTCAGTATAAGAATAAGCAGGAAAATGTGCTAAAAACAACTTCGGTTACGGTCGTAGGCTCAGGGCAGAGTGCAGCTGAAATATTCCATGATCTATTGGCCAAACAACAAAGTCATGATTATAAATTGTCTTGGTATACAAGATCAAATGGGTTTTATCCAATGGAATATTCCAAGCTTGGACTGGAACATTTTTCACCAGATTATACCCGTTACTTTTATAAACTGCCGAAAGAAAAGAAGAAAACAATCCTGGACAAACAGGCATTACTATACAAAGGAATTAGCAGTGATACAAGTGCCGACATTTATGATTTATTGTATGAACGAACAATTGGAGCCAAAACAACGAATGTTCATCTGCAGGCATTGACCGAGCTTGAGTCCATCAAGGAAAAAAATGGTCACTATCATTTATCAATGTATCAACATGAACAAGAAGAAAACATGCAACTGGAAAGTGAGGTAGTTATTCTTGCAACAGGTTATCGCTCGTACATTCCCGATTGTTTAAAAGGATTAAAGTCTGTGTTGGAGTGGGATGAAACAGGTCAGCTTGTTATTCAAGAAGATTATAAATTGAAATTGAACAACGCGGGTCATAATCATTTATTCATACAAAACGGGGAGCTTCATACACATGGTGTCGGCGCGCCTGATTTGGGTCTTGGGGCGTTTCGGAACGCGATAATTATCAACCAACTAGCAGAAAAAGAAGTATATCAAACATATAAAAACAATGTATTCCAGCAATTCGGAATATAG